GCCAAGCAACCAGGTCCATAACAGTCTTCCTAAAGAGGGGTTTCATAGCTCCCCTACAATTCCATATCAAAATATTCATGATTTAATTTGagagtttttgtagtctaaaattatatgcaagaaataagtttatggattaaatagtaaataacatccaattgacttGAAACTTGACttgtgttttaagaacataaaaaatataaaaaaatatacaattcaacagatagattttcaaaatatgtaatcatgttaatttgtttagtgaaagttatagttttaggttacaactaactttgtagtcaaattttggtccttttaacaatatattgggcctttccaaacaaaaagaaaaattcaagaaaaattttatttaactaaaattttgaaagagataagcagcattgataatgagatataactatctttttttattaaatattgtataatttaagtttcttaatgaccaccctggaaaaaattcctagagccgccactgATGAGTATCAACTTATCTATTTATTCgttgttgaaagtattgtagataaaagttaaaaactaaataaaataggATCTAGTTAATGTGCACCTTCGAGtctttgttaataaattattttagaaaagttttgataccacttttatgagaaaaagaaaaagatgtcaaaaaatcaaaattttttttttatatatttaattttctcaTACAAACTTTCATAATATGATTCACTAACAAATAACCTTAAGGCATCTGTTAactttctcaataaaataagttgattgcttttttgttaaatttagaGTGAGACCTGCAACAGAAAAAGAAGCAAGCAAAAACCAAGGGGAGGTATTTGTAATGACTTTTTGACTAAGAAGAAGCTAAAATTATGACCCTAAACTGAAGCTTGAAATAAGCTCCTTTGTTGGGGAAGCTGTAAATAGTGCATAAAATAAGTTAACATtagcttatttagttttttgctaaaaatttgttactaaaaatactgtaaataaaaactaataaaagaaaagaaaaagaataagttGATTGATGTTCTGCCTGCAACTAAAAACTAATAAGTAGTAATTTTGGGTGTGGCTAGagcaaattaaaaattttatagttgAATGATGATATTCCCGAACATATCTTCGTCCATCTGGGAAGAACAATGGACGAGGATGACCCCAAGATTAGCCCAGCCCTTGGTGAACTACCTGGCGAAGACGAGGCCATCGTCCCTCAATCATGACGAAGTGTTACAAGGATGATAATGAACTTCCGTACCGTTGGAGATATATCTCTCCATTTAACACCCTACAAGGATGTCACAGATTCAGAAATGATACCACCATTAAGGCAAAGCCAATGGctagaaggaagaaaaaagcgCCTATATATATCCATTCTCGAGACCTGACAAGGAGGTACATGAACTCTAGTTCACAATGATTGATATTCTAATATTACTATTCTTATTCTAGTCATTCTAACTTTAGCATCGGAGGCTCTGTGgtaggcaccacaccggtgattCACATTTCTTCCTTCCACCATCTATTTTCTCAAGGTCAGGTTGGCATAGGACGACACTATTTTGGACGAGCATTCTGATTGACGATCTCGTGCATCATCAAATGATATTAATATTTGGGATagaacaaatattaaaattacaaatgcttcaaatctatgttttttttccctctctcttagGTCCAATCTAACAGTAGTTTTCCTTTTTAGTAGTATGTTTTATCccctattttaaattttgaactttttttttgagaaactcctatttggtacgtgtgtttaaacaacagttttcaatttttttagaaatacgtgtgggtgaaaaaatgtgtgaaatacgtgtaatattgtttaaaaactaaacacGTGTTTAACACAATACCAAATGacctttattttgaaaattgaaatattctttTGGTGAAATGGTTAGCCGGTCTATAACAATGAATACTGACCCTACAACTTCTGATTTTCCAAATGAGATGCGACTGACGGCAGAACCGAAAACTCGGTTTGATGAGAGAAAATAGGTGTTGGAAGCAAATTTTAAGGGCATGATGTGCCAAAGAAAGTACAGTTGGGGGTCGAAAATTTACTTGTTTTTAGTGGTTTGAAATTGAATAGAGAATAGAGCATAGAGAGTAGACAGTGCACTAAATTAAGAACCCCCCAACCCCTACCTATCTGGATGACTTCCTTTACCAATGGTCTCTCTTATTTGATGATAGCTGGCCACTCCCAGCATTTAAAGGGCCAACTACCCCAACTGTGTACTGTTAATGCACCCCATGTTCTTATTCTCCTCCCCCTTCCACAAAACCCATCTAAAATGATCTCTCTCAAATCCTgaaaactcaaaacccaaaagatGTAccaaaagatgaaagaaaacaagaatGAGCATGTCctaaaccaaaaccaaaaccaaaaccaagacCATGATCAAGACCAAGAACAAGACCAAAACCATATCCCCACCAATGACATGAAACGAAAGAGAAAACGCCGATGTCTTATGGCATTAGGTATACCACTAATCTTGATCTTCCTGCTATTCATCATTATCTTGATATTAGCCCTGACCGTGTTTAAGACGAAATCACCAAACACCAAGCTCGTCTCCGCCTCTCTTGACGGCGTTGCTCCTAGTGTCTCATTACCTGCCGCTCAGATTGAACTCAACATCACCATTGACATCAAGATCCTTGTCAAGAACCCAAACCACGTCAGCTTCAAGCACGGCCAAGGCAAGAGTTACTTGTTATATCAAGGAAATCAGGTGGGAGAGGCTGATATATACCCTGGTAAGATTCCTGCAACGGGTTCCACCACAGTTCCATATAGGCTTACGCTCGAGGCGGATGAGCTAGCTTCCAATTTAAGTTTTATCACTGATGTAATAGGGGGCCAACTCGTTATGCAAGCAAATACCAGAATTCCGGGCAGGATTAACTTCTTAGGGATTTACAAAAAACACGTCGTCGTTGTATCTGAATGCCAACTGCGGATCGCTGTTCTAGCCATGAACATCACGGATAAAGCTTGCAAGGACAAGACTAACTGACTAAGTTGTGAACGTGCATATGAAGCACTATATAGGCAAAATCCATTTTTATCACCCTCAAAAGGTTTGAGTCCTTGCATCTGTGGGAGTGGGAGGGTGCTTCTTCGGTTAAGGTACGCTGTGTCAACTTCGGACTTCAGACTTTGAAGGCCATTGCATCATAAAAAGAAGACTCAAACGACCTGTATCTATAGTCGGTGAAATAAACTATTTGTCGGGTCCATATACTTCGTAGTAGGTAATGAAATGTAAGTTGTCATACTTAGCAAACAGTGTAGAAAAGCAATATTCTTGGATTTTATTACCGCATCTTTTCTTGTGGCCACTTGTTGAATATGGAATGCGCAAACCAAAGCTCAGACAAATCCACCCGTGCACTTACAATTTCCGTTTTAAGCctttttatgatattttatttttggttacaAAATAGAACTTCAACCACCATTGTTGTTTGAAGCAGACAAAGAAGCTtgttttttattggtaaattatGGTAGAAACTAGAGAGAGATCCATGAGTACAGGGAAAAGTAAATATTAAGTACTAAAAATAGTAGTAAAAGTAGAATCTCAATGCATAAGAAATCGAGAATTATTAAGTAAAAGTAAAACCCACATTCACCGGAAAACCTGCCAACAACGCCATCAGATTTATAACCCTTTTTCGGCACTTTACAGTTTACAGCCACCCccttcccttctttttttttttttgggtcacaAGACAACTACTCAAATTCCTATactatcattttaattttatctctaCCTACCCAAGGGTGGAAAACCAGGGAGCTTTTGTACCTGCCACCGCTGGAGaatattattttgtgttatGACCTGAGATAATGTGCTCGATATATTGTTATTTGAATTAGAAGTATTTAAATTTAGGCTTAGTGATAGATCTTTATCTAACTAAGATAGTAGTAGATTAGTATTGTCATTTGCTTGtatttttaggatttgttgATGAAGTTATCTCATGCTTGGCtatttatgtatattaaatgcattaatgagaattaagcagaaaattaaccaaaaatgtCTATTTCCTCTCTCAAGTTCAGGAGATTAGTCATCTCGAATTGactatactattttttatttcttagttCACAACATGATGCTCGCAAGTTTGTCTAAAATCTTCATATCGAATGACTAGAATGAAAAGATCTTGATAAGCTGCTGCATGTTTCCTATTCCACAACCCCATTAAATTGGAGAGTGAAAATATGCAGACTAAGTTTGAACTCAAAG
The DNA window shown above is from Quercus lobata isolate SW786 chromosome 7, ValleyOak3.0 Primary Assembly, whole genome shotgun sequence and carries:
- the LOC115951896 gene encoding uncharacterized protein LOC115951896; the protein is MKENKNEHVLNQNQNQNQDHDQDQEQDQNHIPTNDMKRKRKRRCLMALGIPLILIFLLFIIILILALTVFKTKSPNTKLVSASLDGVAPSVSLPAAQIELNITIDIKILVKNPNHVSFKHGQGKSYLLYQGNQVGEADIYPGKIPATGSTTVPYRLTLEADELASNLSFITDVIGGQLVMQANTRIPGRINFLGIYKKHVVVVSECQLRIAVLAMNITDKACKDKTN